In Meiothermus ruber DSM 1279, the following proteins share a genomic window:
- the ftsE gene encoding cell division ATP-binding protein FtsE, translated as MIHFHRVMLEYPRTQTKALFDLNLEIKKGEFVFLVGHSGAGKSSLLNLILKRLEPTSGAVYFAGENLKALHGDRIALHRRRIGVVFQDHRLLRDRTVEENLLFTLHVLGVPRHEWDLRVTRVLRQVGIVHKKRAYPDELSVGEAQRVAIARALVGDPQVLLADEPTGNLDPANALAVLEIFKLVHARGATVLVATHSRDLVEAYPQRVVVLKAGQLVRDDREGRYSLV; from the coding sequence ATGATCCACTTTCATCGGGTGATGCTCGAGTACCCCCGTACCCAGACCAAGGCCCTCTTCGACCTGAACCTGGAAATCAAAAAAGGCGAGTTTGTTTTTCTGGTCGGGCACTCGGGCGCGGGTAAATCGAGCCTGCTAAATCTGATCTTGAAGCGCCTCGAGCCCACCTCAGGGGCGGTTTATTTTGCCGGTGAGAACCTTAAAGCCCTGCACGGCGACCGCATTGCCCTGCACCGCCGGCGGATCGGGGTGGTCTTCCAGGATCACCGGCTGCTGAGGGATCGCACCGTCGAAGAGAACCTGCTTTTCACCCTGCACGTGCTGGGGGTGCCCAGACACGAATGGGATCTGCGGGTGACCCGTGTGTTGCGCCAGGTGGGGATTGTTCACAAGAAGCGGGCCTACCCCGACGAACTTTCGGTGGGGGAGGCCCAGCGGGTGGCCATTGCCAGGGCCCTGGTGGGCGACCCCCAGGTTTTGCTGGCCGACGAACCCACCGGCAACCTCGACCCGGCCAACGCCCTGGCGGTGCTGGAAATTTTCAAATTGGTGCACGCTCGAGGGGCCACCGTGCTGGTGGCGACCCACTCCCGCGATCTGGTGGAAGCCTATCCCCAGCGGGTGGTGGTGCTCAAGGCCGGCCAGTTGGTGCGCGATGACCGGGAGGGGAGGTACAGCCTGGTTTGA
- the hpf gene encoding ribosome hibernation-promoting factor, HPF/YfiA family — translation MNVYKLVGRQIEITEALKNYLDKKMARLDRYFDNNVEAKVVLSMAQGPRIERKAKAEIQVNVPGGIVRVEEADPDMYAAIDRSIDRLEYQLKRYKERHFQRARHAVPEAVLAGSAHLETEEEAEPRIVRTKRFHMKPMTPEDAAFEMEALGHDFFVFRNADTEQINVIYRRRDGNYGLIEPTA, via the coding sequence ATGAACGTTTACAAACTGGTTGGTCGCCAAATTGAGATCACCGAGGCCCTCAAGAACTACCTGGACAAGAAGATGGCCCGCCTGGATCGCTACTTTGATAACAACGTTGAGGCCAAAGTGGTGCTCTCGATGGCCCAGGGCCCGCGCATCGAGCGCAAGGCCAAGGCCGAGATTCAGGTCAATGTGCCGGGGGGTATTGTGCGGGTGGAGGAGGCCGACCCCGATATGTACGCGGCCATTGATCGCTCGATTGACCGCCTCGAGTACCAGCTCAAGCGTTACAAAGAACGCCACTTTCAGCGCGCGCGCCATGCGGTTCCAGAAGCTGTTCTGGCTGGAAGCGCCCACCTCGAAACCGAGGAAGAGGCCGAGCCCCGCATCGTGCGTACCAAACGCTTTCACATGAAGCCCATGACCCCGGAAGATGCCGCCTTCGAGATGGAAGCCCTAGGCCACGACTTCTTTGTTTTCCGCAACGCCGATACCGAGCAGATTAACGTGATTTATCGGCGTCGTGACGGCAATTATGGCCTGATTGAGCCCACCGCCTGA
- a CDS encoding S41 family peptidase yields the protein MKRRAWLIVLGGILAALVYAQLSGGVAEAFNRNPYGQALVQTYQLLQTQYLTRLEPDQLNRVLEGGIRGMLGALEDEFTSYSPPQRASLRNQDIQGEFFGIGATLAPNENGGGARVQGVIRGLPAFNAGIRAGDIIVEVNGQDVTKLDLNEIVAQIRGPQNTKVTIGIRREGTNAILRFEMIRQRVEIISVSKTILPGNVGYVALETFGNVRVIEQLNAALNELKQRGVQKLVFDLRDNGGGLLDQGCQVARAFIREGPIVYTRTRNETRLYCEANGQVTWSGPMVVLINGNSASASEIVAGAMQDTGRAKVIGETSFGKGVGQNVIDLANGGDLTLVTFEWLTPKRRGINKQGIKPDIEVKDTRFEVPVAFEGTGAKPGETVTITIGGQTFTTKADAQGKFNFSQPRPAVNLPAERGQAEVDLNKDAILRRALEELR from the coding sequence ATGAAGCGCAGAGCCTGGTTAATTGTGCTGGGTGGCATCCTGGCCGCCCTTGTTTATGCCCAGCTTTCGGGGGGGGTTGCCGAAGCCTTCAACCGCAACCCCTACGGACAAGCCCTGGTACAGACCTATCAACTCCTGCAAACCCAGTATCTGACCCGCCTCGAGCCCGACCAGCTCAACCGCGTGCTCGAGGGCGGCATCAGGGGCATGCTGGGGGCTTTAGAGGACGAGTTTACCAGCTACTCCCCGCCCCAACGGGCCAGTCTGCGCAACCAAGATATCCAGGGTGAGTTCTTTGGCATCGGCGCCACCCTGGCCCCCAACGAAAACGGCGGCGGCGCACGGGTGCAGGGGGTGATCCGGGGCCTGCCGGCCTTCAACGCCGGCATCCGGGCCGGGGATATCATCGTGGAGGTCAACGGCCAGGACGTCACCAAGCTCGATCTGAACGAAATTGTGGCCCAGATTCGGGGGCCGCAAAACACCAAGGTCACCATTGGCATCCGCCGGGAAGGCACCAACGCCATCCTGCGCTTCGAGATGATCCGGCAGCGGGTCGAGATCATCTCGGTCTCCAAAACCATCCTGCCCGGCAACGTGGGGTACGTGGCGCTGGAAACCTTCGGCAACGTGCGGGTCATCGAGCAGCTCAACGCCGCCCTGAACGAGCTGAAGCAGCGGGGTGTGCAAAAGCTGGTCTTCGACCTGCGCGACAACGGCGGCGGTCTGCTGGATCAGGGCTGCCAGGTGGCCCGGGCCTTTATCCGCGAGGGGCCCATCGTGTACACCCGCACCCGCAACGAGACCCGGCTCTACTGCGAGGCCAACGGCCAGGTCACCTGGAGCGGCCCAATGGTGGTGCTGATCAACGGCAACTCGGCCTCGGCTTCGGAGATTGTGGCCGGGGCCATGCAGGACACCGGGCGGGCCAAGGTGATCGGTGAGACCTCGTTTGGCAAGGGTGTGGGGCAGAATGTGATTGATCTGGCCAACGGTGGCGACCTGACCCTGGTCACCTTCGAGTGGCTCACCCCCAAGCGCCGTGGCATTAACAAGCAGGGCATCAAGCCCGACATCGAGGTCAAGGACACCCGCTTTGAGGTGCCGGTGGCCTTTGAGGGCACCGGGGCCAAGCCCGGCGAGACCGTGACCATCACCATCGGCGGCCAGACCTTTACCACCAAGGCCGACGCCCAGGGCAAGTTCAACTTCAGCCAGCCCCGGCCCGCGGTCAACCTGCCCGCCGAGCGCGGCCAGGCCGAGGTAGACCTGAACAAGGACGCCATTTTGCGGCGGGCGCTGGAAGAGCTTCGGTAA
- the apaG gene encoding Co2+/Mg2+ efflux protein ApaG, protein MSASLPIRNDIHVKVEVVYAQAHSRPGQHVFVYFITLENQGHETVQLLRREWFIQDGWGGVVHVEGEGVVGEKPILEPGQLYRYNSFCPLAHPPGLMWGFYTFQNMLGALFRVEIPAFALRLPDAHRTLN, encoded by the coding sequence GTGTCGGCGAGCTTGCCCATCCGGAACGACATCCATGTGAAGGTAGAGGTGGTCTACGCCCAGGCGCACTCGAGGCCCGGGCAGCACGTCTTTGTATACTTCATCACCCTGGAAAACCAGGGCCACGAGACGGTGCAGCTCCTGCGTCGGGAATGGTTCATTCAAGACGGCTGGGGTGGGGTGGTGCACGTGGAGGGTGAGGGGGTGGTGGGTGAGAAGCCCATCCTCGAGCCCGGTCAGCTTTACAGATACAACAGTTTTTGCCCCTTGGCCCACCCCCCTGGCTTAATGTGGGGTTTCTATACCTTCCAGAACATGCTGGGCGCGCTGTTCCGCGTCGAGATACCGGCCTTTGCCCTGCGCCTGCCGGATGCCCACCGCACCCTCAACTAG
- a CDS encoding DUF4384 domain-containing protein: MRAKLGLVLLVVLISACFPTRSSLTVGLRFGVELSPVITRFEPDRGVAAGYRVGDSVSFIISLARPGYVVLVGIDPDGVAYEFDRVFLNPGTHRLSGPPGFRYEVRPPLGLQRVRAIYTDTPHPSGFVFRGTYSLALWDQQTSIYIQRSGSRVRDVAETYFYIR; the protein is encoded by the coding sequence ATGCGTGCAAAGCTAGGGCTTGTCTTGTTGGTGGTACTGATTTCCGCTTGCTTCCCCACGCGCTCGAGTCTTACGGTGGGGCTGCGCTTTGGCGTCGAACTAAGCCCCGTCATCACCCGCTTCGAACCGGATCGGGGGGTGGCGGCTGGCTACCGGGTGGGGGATAGCGTGAGCTTTATCATCAGCCTGGCCCGGCCCGGCTACGTGGTTTTGGTCGGCATAGATCCAGACGGAGTAGCCTACGAATTCGATCGGGTTTTTCTAAACCCGGGCACCCATAGGCTTTCGGGGCCGCCCGGCTTCCGCTACGAGGTGCGCCCGCCCCTTGGCTTGCAGCGGGTGCGGGCCATCTATACCGATACCCCCCATCCCTCCGGTTTTGTGTTCCGGGGTACTTATAGCCTGGCGCTTTGGGATCAGCAGACCTCTATTTACATTCAGCGTTCGGGCTCGAGGGTGCGCGACGTGGCCGAAACGTATTTCTACATTCGCTAG
- a CDS encoding ParA family protein translates to MRILVTSLKGGVGKTTTAVHLAAFLRLRGPTLLIDADPAQGALVWARQGPGLPFEVAGPEEARPKRFEHVVIDTAGHPKGKTLREYAGKADLVVVPTSPGLLSLASLQQFLPMLSDLPWRVLVTLVPPFPSLEGVRAFAYLRARSIPHFKHAVHRLAAYEKAVLAGTLVQNVPDPRAVRAWEEYVLVGREMLKR, encoded by the coding sequence ATGCGCATCCTGGTTACCTCGCTCAAAGGCGGGGTGGGCAAGACCACCACCGCGGTGCACCTGGCCGCGTTTTTGCGGCTTCGCGGCCCCACCTTGCTGATCGATGCCGACCCCGCCCAGGGTGCCTTGGTCTGGGCCCGCCAGGGGCCCGGACTGCCCTTTGAGGTGGCCGGCCCGGAGGAGGCCCGACCCAAGCGCTTTGAGCACGTTGTAATTGATACGGCGGGACACCCGAAGGGCAAGACCCTGCGCGAGTACGCGGGCAAGGCCGACCTGGTGGTGGTGCCCACCTCGCCGGGGCTGCTTTCCTTGGCGAGTTTGCAGCAGTTTTTGCCGATGCTAAGCGACCTCCCGTGGCGGGTTCTGGTGACCCTGGTGCCGCCCTTTCCCTCCCTCGAGGGGGTGCGCGCCTTCGCTTATTTGAGGGCGCGATCCATACCCCACTTCAAACACGCTGTTCATCGCCTGGCAGCCTATGAAAAAGCAGTGCTGGCCGGAACTTTGGTGCAAAACGTTCCAGATCCCCGGGCGGTGCGGGCCTGGGAGGAGTATGTGCTGGTGGGACGGGAGATGCTCAAACGGTAG
- a CDS encoding class I SAM-dependent rRNA methyltransferase, which produces MNRVIAKAGKGKKVRNFYPGLFADELASVPEQAGVVQVYSEEEGFLGVGYYDPQSRVAVRVYRFDEGPLDKRFFLQRFERAQKKRAQLDPFHRLVHAEADGLPGLVVDRFGGVLVVQVRNRAMEALRAHWLPALIEALQPASIYERSDVDSRRQEGLPERVGVLYGEAPSVLEVQEDGLVFQIPLALAQKTGYYLDQRENRRRLEQVVGPGERVLDVYSYVGAFALRAARKGAYALAVDKDLDALAVLDRAASMQGLRVDIRQGDAVAVLEDLARGKTPPFRHVLLDPPTLVKKPDELPRVKRLLVDLLRPALRLLDREGWLWLSSCAYYLGVDALLEVTRRAAADEGRRLRVHAVHYNPPDHPWSLHVPESLYLKTVVFQDDPL; this is translated from the coding sequence GTGAACCGGGTAATTGCTAAAGCGGGCAAAGGCAAAAAAGTGCGCAACTTTTATCCGGGCCTGTTTGCCGACGAACTGGCTTCGGTGCCAGAACAGGCCGGGGTTGTGCAGGTTTATTCCGAAGAAGAGGGTTTTTTGGGGGTGGGGTATTACGACCCCCAAAGCCGGGTGGCGGTGCGGGTCTACCGCTTCGACGAGGGGCCGCTCGACAAAAGATTTTTCCTGCAGCGCTTCGAGCGGGCCCAGAAAAAACGGGCCCAGCTAGACCCCTTTCACCGCCTGGTGCACGCCGAGGCCGATGGGCTGCCGGGGCTGGTGGTGGATCGTTTTGGTGGTGTGCTGGTGGTGCAGGTGCGCAACCGGGCCATGGAAGCCCTGCGGGCGCACTGGCTACCGGCCCTGATCGAGGCCTTGCAGCCAGCCAGCATCTACGAGCGCTCCGATGTGGACAGCCGCCGCCAGGAAGGACTCCCGGAGCGGGTGGGTGTGCTGTACGGTGAGGCGCCATCGGTGCTGGAGGTGCAGGAAGACGGCCTGGTCTTCCAGATTCCCCTGGCCCTGGCCCAGAAGACCGGCTACTACCTCGACCAGCGGGAGAACCGCCGGCGGCTCGAGCAGGTGGTGGGGCCGGGTGAGCGGGTGCTGGATGTCTACAGCTACGTGGGGGCCTTTGCACTGCGTGCAGCCCGCAAAGGGGCTTATGCGCTGGCGGTGGATAAAGACCTCGACGCTTTGGCTGTGCTGGATCGGGCTGCCTCGATGCAGGGCTTGCGGGTGGATATCCGCCAGGGTGATGCGGTGGCGGTGCTGGAGGATCTGGCTCGAGGTAAAACCCCGCCCTTCCGGCACGTCTTGCTCGACCCCCCCACCCTGGTTAAAAAGCCCGACGAACTGCCCAGGGTCAAGCGGCTGCTGGTGGACTTGCTGCGGCCGGCCCTTCGGCTGTTGGATCGGGAGGGCTGGCTGTGGCTCTCGAGCTGTGCCTACTACCTGGGCGTGGACGCGCTGCTCGAGGTGACCCGCCGGGCCGCTGCCGATGAAGGCCGCCGCCTGCGGGTGCACGCCGTCCACTACAACCCGCCCGACCACCCCTGGAGCCTGCATGTGCCAGAGTCGCTGTACCTGAAAACGGTCGTTTTTCAGGACGACCCCCTTTAG
- a CDS encoding GGDEF domain-containing protein, whose translation MLPRPAPDPYVTLEVADPLETLRIRLTLWLLPLGAGAALTAWGLSVTSNKLSLPDQYLLLPMAVGFIALEFHLWRNPQNVRWVWQIALALIAIYEIVSLFYEAAYKLHQRDGITPAALWFPMVYLMAFNLLNRRQALRFSLVYLVLGLLAGAVGMLMSPSINVSSINTALQFTFSNIAYLALLYMFAYLRRHYAQMHQMAHTDALTNLTNRRAMQQKLEGELDRARRYNRPFALLLADLDHFKQINDTYGHSVGDQVLREVAGRLAQHLRESDSLARWGGEEFLILAPETDLQQAYLLAQRLLGAIRESPISGVQVTLSLGVACYRQGDSIAALLSRADEAMYRAKAGGRNQIVLEEELEDIVIPSHSTTPEL comes from the coding sequence ATGCTGCCCCGCCCAGCCCCTGACCCCTACGTAACCCTCGAGGTGGCCGATCCCCTCGAGACCCTGCGGATTCGCCTCACCCTGTGGTTACTTCCCCTCGGGGCCGGGGCTGCCCTAACCGCCTGGGGGCTGTCGGTCACCTCCAACAAATTATCGCTGCCCGATCAGTATCTGCTGCTGCCAATGGCCGTGGGGTTTATCGCCCTGGAATTTCACCTCTGGCGCAATCCGCAGAACGTTCGATGGGTCTGGCAGATTGCCCTGGCCTTAATAGCAATTTACGAGATTGTCAGTCTATTTTATGAAGCCGCCTACAAACTACACCAGCGCGACGGCATTACCCCTGCAGCCTTGTGGTTTCCCATGGTCTACCTGATGGCCTTCAATCTGCTCAACCGCAGACAGGCCTTGCGTTTTTCGCTGGTGTATCTGGTTCTGGGTTTGCTGGCGGGCGCAGTGGGCATGCTCATGAGCCCTTCCATTAACGTCTCCTCTATCAATACCGCCCTGCAGTTCACCTTTTCCAACATCGCCTACCTGGCCTTGCTGTACATGTTTGCTTACCTGCGCCGGCACTACGCCCAGATGCACCAGATGGCCCATACCGATGCCCTCACCAACCTGACCAACCGCCGGGCCATGCAGCAAAAACTGGAGGGTGAGCTGGATCGGGCCCGCCGCTACAATCGCCCTTTTGCACTCCTGCTGGCCGACCTCGACCATTTCAAACAAATCAACGATACCTACGGCCATTCGGTGGGCGATCAGGTTTTGCGGGAGGTGGCCGGGCGGCTGGCGCAGCACCTGCGTGAGAGCGATAGCCTGGCCCGGTGGGGCGGTGAGGAATTTCTGATCCTGGCCCCTGAGACCGACCTTCAACAGGCCTACTTGCTGGCGCAACGGCTGCTGGGAGCCATCCGCGAAAGCCCCATATCGGGCGTGCAGGTCACGCTAAGTCTTGGGGTGGCCTGCTACCGGCAAGGTGACAGCATCGCCGCCCTGCTAAGCCGCGCCGACGAGGCCATGTACCGGGCCAAGGCCGGTGGCCGCAATCAGATTGTGCTGGAAGAGGAACTCGAAGACATCGTTATTCCTTCCCACTCCACCACACCGGAGTTGTGA
- a CDS encoding ABC transporter ATP-binding protein, which yields MIRLEDLSKRYGSFVALDGLNLEVRPGETLALLGPNGAGKSTTIKALVGLLRPSRGRALVGGVDVWKDPVRAKAQFGYVPDRPYLYGKLSGLELLRFAAGIYRLPRAQAEARIEELLVQFRLERFASSLIETYSHGMRQKLSLAMSLLHAPPALILDEPMVGLDPHATRLVKDLLREYSKNGRAVLYATHQLHLAEQVADRVALVHRGRLLALGSPKELLHQHGSSDLEEFFLRLTEDASESASVLA from the coding sequence ATGATCCGGCTGGAAGACCTCAGCAAGCGGTACGGCTCTTTTGTGGCCCTGGACGGCCTGAACCTGGAAGTACGGCCCGGCGAGACCCTGGCCCTGCTCGGGCCCAACGGCGCGGGCAAAAGCACCACCATCAAGGCGCTGGTGGGGTTGTTGCGGCCCAGCCGGGGCCGGGCCCTGGTAGGGGGGGTGGATGTCTGGAAAGACCCGGTGCGGGCCAAGGCCCAGTTCGGTTACGTGCCCGACCGGCCCTACCTATACGGCAAGCTCTCGGGCCTCGAGCTCCTGCGCTTTGCCGCTGGGATCTACCGCCTGCCCAGGGCCCAGGCCGAGGCCCGCATCGAGGAACTGCTGGTGCAGTTCCGCCTCGAGCGCTTCGCTTCCTCGCTGATCGAGACCTACTCGCACGGCATGCGGCAAAAGCTCTCGCTGGCCATGAGCCTTCTGCACGCCCCACCGGCCCTGATTCTGGACGAGCCGATGGTGGGGCTCGACCCCCACGCCACCCGGCTGGTCAAGGACTTGTTGCGCGAATATTCCAAGAACGGGCGGGCGGTGCTCTACGCCACCCACCAGCTTCACCTGGCCGAGCAGGTCGCCGACCGGGTGGCCCTGGTACACCGGGGGCGTCTGCTGGCCCTGGGCTCCCCTAAGGAACTCCTGCACCAGCACGGCTCGAGCGACCTCGAGGAGTTCTTCTTACGCCTCACCGAAGACGCCAGTGAGTCCGCCAGCGTACTGGCCTAG
- a CDS encoding TRAP transporter substrate-binding protein codes for MKRRDFLKKAGVGAVAASTVFGPVYAQTLPRLRWRMATSWPRSLDTLFGAAEIVARRVAEMTDGRFEITPYPAGEIAPGLQVLDVVQAGNVEMGHTANYYYVGKSPSLAFDTGVPFGLNPRQQNAWLYFGGGLQAMQRVAADFNVITFPAGNTGVQMGGWFRREIRGPEDLRGLRFRIPGLGGQVMARLGVTVQTLAAGEIFLALDRGAIDAAEFVGPYDDEKLGLNKAARFYYYPGWWEPGSTVSTLINLERWRSLPKEYQEIVKAACAEANDRTIAEYDAKNAPALARLQRAGTQLRPYPSSVLQAANREATALYEEIAAKDTTYRGIYENWKKFRDESRRWFALNEFRYDDFVRTLR; via the coding sequence ATGAAGCGACGTGACTTCTTGAAGAAGGCGGGGGTCGGTGCCGTAGCGGCGAGCACCGTGTTTGGCCCGGTCTATGCCCAGACCCTGCCGCGTTTGCGCTGGCGTATGGCCACGAGCTGGCCCCGCTCGCTGGATACCCTGTTTGGCGCTGCCGAGATTGTGGCCAGGCGGGTGGCCGAGATGACCGATGGCCGGTTCGAGATCACCCCCTATCCGGCGGGTGAGATTGCTCCCGGGCTGCAGGTGCTGGATGTGGTGCAGGCCGGCAACGTTGAGATGGGCCATACGGCTAACTATTACTACGTGGGCAAAAGCCCCTCGCTGGCCTTCGATACCGGGGTACCCTTTGGCCTGAACCCTCGCCAGCAAAACGCCTGGCTCTACTTTGGCGGTGGGTTGCAGGCCATGCAGCGGGTGGCCGCCGACTTCAACGTCATCACCTTCCCGGCAGGTAACACCGGGGTGCAGATGGGCGGCTGGTTCCGCAGGGAAATCCGGGGCCCTGAAGACCTCAGGGGGCTGCGCTTCCGCATTCCAGGCCTAGGGGGGCAGGTTATGGCCCGCCTGGGGGTTACGGTGCAAACCCTGGCGGCTGGGGAGATCTTCCTGGCGCTCGACCGTGGCGCTATCGACGCAGCCGAGTTTGTAGGCCCCTACGATGACGAAAAACTCGGTCTGAACAAGGCGGCCCGCTTCTACTACTACCCCGGCTGGTGGGAACCCGGTTCGACAGTTTCCACTCTGATCAACCTCGAGCGCTGGCGCAGCCTGCCCAAGGAGTACCAGGAGATTGTCAAGGCGGCCTGCGCCGAGGCCAACGATCGAACCATAGCCGAATACGATGCCAAAAACGCCCCGGCGCTGGCCCGGTTGCAGCGGGCTGGCACCCAGCTTAGACCCTATCCTTCCAGCGTGCTGCAGGCGGCCAACAGAGAGGCCACCGCTTTGTACGAAGAAATTGCCGCCAAAGATACCACCTACCGTGGCATCTACGAGAACTGGAAGAAATTCCGCGACGAGTCCCGCCGCTGGTTTGCGCTTAACGAGTTCCGCTACGATGATTTTGTCCGCACCTTGCGGTAA
- a CDS encoding ribonuclease HII, with the protein MSALESDWWKLGLRVAGVDEAGRGALAGPVVAAAVILPPPKEPALYPFRDSKTLTPRAREHLAEQVRAVALAWGVGWAEVAEIDRLGILRATHLAAARALEQLKVSPEALLTDYLRLEQEWQQYLRNNPSRPDAPHLLRAPPKADRHSPTVAAASILAKVARDRYMEALEQRYPGYGFAQHKGYGTTLHLRALKALGPCGAHRRTFAPVAQTGLF; encoded by the coding sequence ATGTCAGCGCTCGAGTCCGACTGGTGGAAACTGGGTTTGCGGGTGGCCGGCGTGGATGAGGCCGGGCGGGGTGCGCTGGCCGGGCCGGTGGTGGCGGCGGCGGTAATCCTGCCCCCTCCGAAAGAGCCAGCCCTGTACCCCTTTCGCGACTCCAAAACCCTCACCCCCAGGGCGCGCGAGCACCTAGCAGAGCAAGTCCGGGCAGTGGCCCTGGCCTGGGGGGTGGGATGGGCTGAGGTAGCCGAGATAGACCGGCTCGGCATTCTGCGGGCAACCCACCTGGCGGCTGCTCGAGCCTTGGAGCAGCTTAAGGTATCTCCGGAGGCCTTGCTCACCGATTACCTGCGCTTAGAGCAGGAGTGGCAGCAGTATCTGCGCAACAACCCATCCCGACCCGACGCACCGCACCTGCTGCGCGCACCACCCAAGGCCGATCGGCATAGCCCCACGGTCGCGGCGGCCAGCATCCTGGCTAAAGTGGCGCGGGATCGGTACATGGAGGCGCTCGAGCAACGCTACCCGGGCTATGGCTTTGCGCAGCACAAGGGCTACGGTACCACCCTGCACCTGCGGGCTTTGAAGGCCCTGGGCCCTTGCGGGGCGCACCGCCGCACTTTTGCTCCGGTGGCCCAAACCGGGCTTTTTTAG
- a CDS encoding MalY/PatB family protein: MQLDELSPRTLRDPYGYSGKWHFYPADVLPMWVADMDFPISPAITQAIVERLQERVGYPQMKGDGLLLERIIQQQSQFGLEGLTPENLLLTTSVVPAIYASVLALSSPGDEVITQVPVYPPFLNALSEHHRIARHNPLQPTPSGWEIDFDQLERLVTPRTRLLLLCNPQNPTGRVFRRDELERLAEFALRHRLWVMSDELWADLIYEGQHIPIASLSPEIAQRTVTLTGPCKSYNTAGLGGGVAISHNKQILSAMAQVSKGLGGHPNVLAMAAWRAALEHAQDWLQQVRAYLKGNRDLVTGFMQQRLPQVGYRPPQGTYLAWLDFSQTPLAQEAHKIMLEQAKVGLNDGRMFGPQYQGWLRLNFATSRSLVQEALERIARVVQAVD; this comes from the coding sequence ATGCAATTGGACGAGCTATCGCCCCGCACCCTGCGCGATCCCTACGGCTACAGCGGCAAGTGGCACTTTTACCCTGCGGACGTACTGCCCATGTGGGTGGCCGACATGGACTTCCCCATCAGCCCGGCCATCACCCAGGCCATTGTAGAGCGGCTGCAGGAGCGGGTGGGCTATCCCCAGATGAAAGGGGATGGGCTGCTGCTGGAACGCATTATTCAGCAGCAAAGCCAGTTCGGTCTGGAGGGTCTTACCCCCGAAAACCTGCTGCTCACCACCTCGGTGGTGCCGGCCATCTACGCCAGCGTGCTGGCCCTGAGCAGCCCCGGCGATGAGGTGATCACCCAGGTGCCGGTCTATCCTCCGTTTCTCAACGCCCTCAGCGAGCACCACCGCATCGCCCGGCACAACCCGCTGCAACCCACCCCCAGCGGCTGGGAGATTGACTTTGATCAGCTCGAGCGCCTGGTGACCCCCCGCACCCGGCTACTGCTGCTGTGCAACCCCCAGAACCCCACCGGGCGGGTCTTCCGACGTGACGAGCTGGAGCGACTGGCCGAGTTTGCCCTGCGCCACCGCCTGTGGGTGATGTCCGACGAACTCTGGGCCGACCTGATTTACGAGGGCCAGCACATCCCCATTGCCTCTTTGAGCCCCGAGATTGCCCAGCGCACCGTGACCCTCACCGGGCCCTGCAAGTCGTACAACACCGCCGGGCTGGGCGGCGGGGTGGCCATCAGCCACAACAAGCAGATCCTGAGCGCCATGGCCCAGGTTAGCAAGGGCCTTGGGGGCCACCCCAACGTGCTCGCCATGGCAGCCTGGCGGGCTGCGCTCGAGCACGCCCAGGACTGGCTACAGCAGGTGCGGGCCTACCTGAAGGGCAACCGCGACCTCGTCACCGGGTTTATGCAGCAGCGCCTACCCCAGGTGGGCTACCGGCCCCCGCAAGGCACCTACCTGGCCTGGCTGGACTTCTCACAAACGCCCCTGGCCCAGGAGGCGCACAAGATCATGCTGGAACAGGCCAAAGTCGGCCTCAACGATGGCAGGATGTTCGGGCCGCAGTACCAGGGCTGGCTGCGTCTAAACTTTGCGACCAGCCGCTCGCTCGTGCAAGAGGCGCTCGAGCGCATTGCACGGGTAGTCCAGGCGGTCGATTAG
- a CDS encoding TRAP transporter small permease subunit, with translation MKALLLIARLIDGLNEWVGRVTLWLVVPMIAIGAYNAIGRSLDKSLGTRLASNTYFELQWYLFSLIFLLMVGYVLKHNGHIRVDVIYARLDDRGRAWVNMLGSILFVVPFAVLLFYVSLPLVAFSIQVREVSLDAGGLPRWPLKLMLLPAFVLLALQGLSEFIKNLAYLRGALPRPPYEAEGEVA, from the coding sequence TTGAAGGCGTTGCTTTTAATAGCCCGGCTGATAGATGGGCTCAACGAATGGGTGGGGCGTGTGACCCTGTGGCTGGTGGTACCGATGATCGCTATTGGGGCCTACAACGCCATTGGGCGCAGCCTGGATAAGAGCCTGGGAACCCGCCTGGCCTCCAACACTTACTTTGAGCTGCAGTGGTATCTTTTTTCCCTGATTTTTCTTCTGATGGTAGGGTATGTGCTCAAACACAACGGCCATATCCGGGTGGATGTGATCTATGCCCGCCTGGACGACCGAGGCCGGGCCTGGGTCAATATGCTCGGATCTATTTTGTTCGTGGTGCCTTTTGCCGTGCTGCTCTTTTATGTCTCTTTGCCACTGGTGGCCTTCTCGATACAGGTACGGGAAGTCTCCTTAGACGCGGGTGGGCTGCCCCGCTGGCCCCTCAAGCTGATGCTGCTTCCAGCCTTTGTACTGCTGGCCCTGCAGGGCCTATCAGAGTTCATTAAGAACCTGGCGTACCTGCGTGGGGCCTTGCCCAGGCCGCCCTATGAGGCTGAAGGGGAGGTGGCCTAG